One genomic window of Magnolia sinica isolate HGM2019 chromosome 3, MsV1, whole genome shotgun sequence includes the following:
- the LOC131239976 gene encoding polyol transporter 5-like, with amino-acid sequence MGKSTASDVSMAPTATERPRRNKYAFACTMLASMASILLGYDISVISGAALFIKDDLKLSDTKIEILMGILSLYSLIGSALAGRTSDWIGRRYTLILAAMIFFVGALVMGLAPNYATLMVGRFVAGIGVGYALMIAPVYTAEVAPASCRGFLTSFPEVFINVGILIGYISNFAFAKLPEHLSWRLMLGVGVVPPIFLVIGALAMPESPRWLVMQGRLGEARKVLAKTSDSEEESEIRLSDIKEAVGIPKHCTDDVVQVSKRSHGEGVWKELLIRPTPSIRRILIAAIGIHFFQQASGISVVVLYSPKIFQKAGIKTRKGLLGATVAVGFTKTIFILVATFLLDKIGRRPLLLSSSFGMIMSLLGLGFGLTMVNHNTEKKRVWAIDLCIATVLSFVGSFSIGMGPLPWVYSPEILPMKLRAQGMSLAVAANCVTSGVISMTFLSLSKAITIGGTFFLFAGFATLSWIFFYTFLPETRGRTLEEMENLFFKPKDEKDGNNQHVELLGNGRGAISGRDQL; translated from the coding sequence atataTCGGTAATTAGTGGAGCCGCACTGTTCATCAAGGATGATCTTAAGCTGAGTGATACAAAGATAGAAATATTGATGGGGATTCTCAGTCTCTATTCTCTCATTGGGTCTGCCCTTGCCGGAAGAACATCCGATTGGATTGGCCGGCGATACACACTCATCCTTGCCGCCATGATCTTTTTTGTGGGCGCATTAGTGATGGGCCTTGCACCTAATTACGCAACCCTCATGGTCGGAAGGTTTGTGGCCGGGATCGGTGTGGGCTATGCCCTTATGATCGCTCCGGTCTACACTGCTGAGGTTGCACCCGCCTCATGTCGAGGCTTCCTCACCTCCTTCCCAGAAGTTTTCATCAATGTAGGAATCTTGATTGGATACATATCAAATTTTGCCTTTGCCAAGCTCCCAGAGCACCTCAGTTGGAGATTGATGCTTGGGGTCGGAGTGGTGCCGCCCATCTTCTTAGTCATTGGAGCACTTGCTATGCCAGAATCACCACGATGGCTGGTCATGCAAGGACGGCTTGGTGAAGCAAGAAAGGTACTGGCCAAGACCTCTGATAGTGAGGAAGAGTCCGAAATCCGGCTCTCGGATATCAAGGAAGCAGTAGGAATCCCCAAGCATTGCACGGATGATGTCGTCCAAGTATCTAAACGTAGTCATGGGGAAGGTGTGTGGAAGGAGCTGTTGATTAGgccaacaccatccatccgtaGGATCCTAATTGCAGCAATTGGGATCCATTTCTTTCAACAAGCTTCTGGCATCAGTGTTGTGGTCCTCTATAGCCCTAAAATATTTCAGAAGGCCGGAATTAAGACAAGGAAGGGCCTTCTAGGAGCAACCGTAGCCGTTGGATTTACCAAAACTATCTTCATCTTGGTTGCAACATTCCTTCTGGACAAGATCGGAAGGCGGCCACTCCTACTGAGTAGTTCGTTTGGCATGATCATGTCGCTcttgggattagggtttggtttgacGATGGTCAATCATAATACTGAAAAGAAGCGCGTCTGGGCGATCGACCTCTGCATCGCGACGGTCCTATCTTTCGTGGGATCGTTCTCGATCGGGATGGGTCCACTCCCATGGGTGTACAGTCCAGAGATCTTACCGATGAAGCTGCGAGCTCAGGGCATGAGCTTGGCAGTGGCGGCGAACTGTGTAACGAGCGGCGTTATCTCAATGACATTCCTATCATTGTCCAAAGCCATCACTATCGGTGGGACCTTCTTCCTGTTTGCCGGATTCGCGACATTGTCGTGGATCTTCTTCTACACCTTCTTGCCGGAGACTCGAGGAAGAACCCTTGAAGAGATGGAGAACCTCTTTTTTAAGCCTAAGGATGAAAAGGACGGAAACAATCAACATGTTGAGTTATTAGGGAATGGTAGAGGAGCAATCAGCGGTCGTGATCAGCTGTGA